The following coding sequences lie in one Flagellimonas eckloniae genomic window:
- a CDS encoding fasciclin domain-containing protein, which yields MKAPFKKALLGLCFAFTFSALAQETNSSETKSITQNTIESNTHKILMAAVKATKMDDILDKSGPFTVFAPSDKAFEKFSSTKMEELINSKDKTELKSLLTYHIVAGNLSASKILRAMCKGNGKASFTTIQGKKLIAQMDGYDIVLTDHLGNTARITAADVNQKNGVIHEIDSVILPSQM from the coding sequence ATGAAAGCCCCATTCAAGAAAGCCCTACTTGGTCTATGTTTTGCCTTCACATTTTCGGCATTAGCACAAGAGACTAATTCTTCCGAAACAAAATCAATAACTCAAAATACAATTGAATCCAACACACACAAAATTTTGATGGCTGCAGTTAAGGCTACCAAAATGGATGATATTTTGGATAAGTCTGGACCCTTTACAGTTTTTGCACCCTCTGACAAGGCTTTCGAGAAGTTTTCAAGTACCAAAATGGAAGAGTTGATTAACTCAAAAGATAAAACAGAGTTGAAGTCTTTGTTAACCTACCACATAGTTGCAGGTAACTTATCGGCATCAAAAATTTTGAGAGCCATGTGTAAGGGAAATGGTAAAGCAAGCTTTACTACTATTCAGGGTAAAAAGCTAATCGCCCAGATGGATGGTTATGATATTGTATTAACGGATCATTTGGGTAACACAGCTAGAATTACAGCAGCAGACGTGAATCAGAAGAATGGAGTTATCCATGAAATTGATAGTGTCATACTTCCATCACAAATGTAA
- the pheT gene encoding phenylalanine--tRNA ligase subunit beta — protein MKISYNWLKQFLQIDWNSQKTGELLTDLGLEVEGISSFESVKGGLQGVVVGHVLTCDKHPNADRLKLTTVDIGEEAHVQIVCGAPNVAAGQKVPVATIGTTLYSPEGEPWQIKKGKIRGEESHGMICAEDELGLGIGHDGIMVLSEILEPGTPCSEVFEIENDEVFEIGLTPNRADAMSHYGVARDLKAGLEQQEIQKELVTPSTSNFLVDNRSLKIDVEVEDIALAPRYCGLTINNIIVQESPDWLKNRLRAIGLSPINNIVDVTNYVLHELGQPLHAFDASKIKGAKIKVKTLAAGTKFTTLDNVERELHKDDLMICDDEKPMCIAGVFGGIHSGVTEHTSSIFLESAYFDSVSIRKTAKRHNLNTDASFRFERGIDINITEYALKRAALLIREIAGGDISSEVVDLYPKRAQEQQVFLTFDKINSLIGQEIPRDTIKSILSSLEIKVNNVTESGLGLTIPTYRVDVEREVDVIEEILRVYGYNNIDFKEKLTASIAKTSNFENYKVQDVVGTMLAAQGFYEIMTNSLVGAESQNVFNTGANPVEMLNPLSSDLSVLRTSMLFSGLQTVSYNNNRQKTNLRLFEFGKTYNKVGTENKEKQHLAIFISGNRSEDSWATDSKKTDFFFLKGCVETIFSRLGIKGILVEPYSDTIYAEGLSCSKNGKAIGTYGLVSKQILKKSDVKQDVFYADFDWDAILGLINTQNITFREIPKFPEVTRDFALLLDEATSFQQVYDLAWKTEKNLLKKVNLFDVYTGSKLPEGKKSYAISFTLSDEKKTLTDKQIDKIMSKLLAAYQKELSAELR, from the coding sequence ATGAAAATTTCTTACAACTGGTTGAAGCAATTTTTGCAGATTGACTGGAATTCGCAAAAAACAGGAGAGCTGTTGACGGACTTAGGTCTTGAAGTTGAGGGAATTTCAAGCTTTGAATCGGTTAAAGGAGGATTGCAAGGTGTAGTGGTTGGACATGTACTTACATGTGACAAACACCCAAATGCAGATAGGCTTAAACTAACCACGGTTGATATTGGGGAGGAAGCTCATGTGCAAATTGTTTGCGGTGCTCCCAATGTTGCTGCAGGGCAGAAAGTTCCCGTTGCAACCATCGGCACAACATTATACTCGCCAGAAGGAGAACCTTGGCAAATAAAAAAAGGAAAAATACGAGGAGAGGAAAGCCACGGAATGATTTGCGCGGAAGATGAGCTGGGCTTGGGTATAGGGCATGATGGTATTATGGTGCTAAGTGAAATTTTGGAGCCCGGAACCCCATGTTCAGAGGTTTTTGAAATTGAAAATGATGAAGTTTTTGAAATAGGACTTACTCCCAATCGTGCAGATGCCATGAGCCACTATGGTGTTGCCCGCGATCTTAAGGCTGGATTGGAGCAACAAGAAATTCAAAAAGAATTGGTTACCCCATCAACAAGTAATTTTTTAGTTGATAATCGATCATTGAAGATTGATGTTGAGGTTGAAGATATTGCCCTGGCACCAAGGTATTGTGGTTTAACCATTAATAATATCATCGTCCAGGAATCTCCAGATTGGTTAAAAAATCGTTTGAGGGCAATAGGTCTATCTCCAATAAACAATATTGTAGATGTTACGAACTATGTATTGCATGAACTCGGTCAGCCACTGCATGCTTTCGATGCATCAAAAATTAAAGGCGCCAAAATTAAAGTAAAGACATTGGCCGCTGGCACAAAATTCACTACTCTAGATAATGTGGAGCGTGAACTTCACAAAGATGACCTTATGATTTGTGATGATGAAAAACCCATGTGTATTGCAGGGGTTTTTGGAGGAATTCACTCAGGTGTTACGGAACATACTTCATCTATATTTTTGGAAAGCGCATATTTTGATTCTGTATCAATTCGGAAAACAGCAAAAAGACATAACCTTAACACCGACGCTTCTTTTAGGTTTGAACGTGGTATTGACATTAACATAACCGAATACGCATTGAAACGCGCTGCCTTGTTGATACGAGAGATTGCAGGGGGTGATATTAGTTCCGAAGTGGTAGACCTCTACCCTAAAAGAGCGCAAGAACAACAGGTTTTTTTAACTTTTGATAAAATAAACTCTCTAATTGGCCAGGAAATCCCGAGAGATACCATAAAATCTATTTTGAGTTCTCTCGAAATAAAAGTCAACAATGTTACAGAGTCCGGTCTGGGGTTAACCATTCCCACGTACCGTGTGGATGTTGAAAGAGAAGTGGATGTAATTGAGGAAATTCTTAGGGTTTATGGGTATAACAATATAGATTTTAAAGAAAAACTAACAGCATCCATTGCCAAAACCTCCAATTTTGAAAACTATAAGGTTCAAGATGTTGTTGGTACTATGTTAGCGGCTCAAGGTTTTTATGAAATCATGACCAATAGCTTGGTAGGGGCAGAAAGTCAAAATGTGTTCAATACAGGAGCTAATCCTGTGGAAATGCTAAATCCACTAAGTTCAGATTTATCAGTGCTTAGAACATCAATGTTATTCTCTGGACTTCAAACTGTAAGCTATAATAACAATCGACAAAAAACTAACTTACGCCTTTTTGAGTTTGGCAAAACATATAATAAAGTTGGTACAGAAAATAAAGAGAAGCAGCATTTAGCCATTTTTATATCTGGAAATCGTTCAGAAGATAGTTGGGCTACAGATTCAAAAAAGACTGACTTTTTCTTCTTGAAAGGTTGTGTTGAAACCATTTTTAGTCGTCTTGGTATAAAAGGAATTCTTGTTGAACCCTATAGTGATACTATTTATGCTGAAGGTTTATCATGCAGTAAAAACGGAAAAGCAATAGGTACTTACGGATTGGTGAGCAAACAAATACTCAAAAAATCTGACGTAAAACAAGATGTTTTCTATGCTGATTTTGATTGGGATGCTATTCTTGGTCTTATTAATACCCAGAATATCACTTTCAGGGAAATTCCAAAATTTCCAGAGGTCACTAGGGATTTTGCCCTTTTATTAGATGAGGCAACATCATTCCAGCAAGTATATGATCTAGCCTGGAAAACTGAAAAAAACCTCCTGAAAAAAGTGAACCTATTTGACGTTTATACAGGAAGTAAGTTACCAGAAGGCAAAAAATCCTATGCGATAAGTTTTACACTTTCTGATGAGAAAAAGACCTTGACGGATAAGCAAATAGATAAAATTATGTCAAAATTGTTGGCAGCTTATCAAAAGGAATTGTCCGCGGAACTACGCTGA
- a CDS encoding peroxiredoxin family protein: MKRILVLVCSLSLLFFSCKEEKKQLAIGDWWGKMDVSSSKILPFTFKVLENHNGELTIEIYNSNEVVIVDEIEIYNDSIRIKMPIFEGYVLGTFSERTIEGNFIKESLNRVVPFYASYGKRDRFEVKSDAKTNVSGVWEAHFDDGDNGEYPAKGIFIQQNNRVTGTFRTETGDYRYLEGVVDGDSLNLSTFDGAHVFLFTAKVTDSTLNGYFYSGNHYAEKFVAKRNEAFELSDASTLTFLKEGYHKIDFSFPDENGTMISLSDARFKDKVVLAQIMGTWCPNCLDETKFYVNYMKDHSMEDVEFVALAFEYAKTKEKAFEGIKRLKNRVGVEYPIVLAQYGTSDKKIANEKLPMLNHVISYPTTIYIDKKGDVQKIHTGFNGPATGDKHEEFKKEFDETMKLLRSKK; the protein is encoded by the coding sequence ATGAAAAGAATTTTGGTTTTGGTCTGCTCTCTATCGTTGCTATTTTTTTCATGTAAAGAAGAAAAGAAGCAGCTTGCAATTGGGGATTGGTGGGGTAAGATGGATGTTTCATCCAGTAAAATACTTCCCTTTACATTCAAAGTTTTGGAAAACCATAATGGAGAGTTAACTATTGAAATCTACAATTCCAATGAAGTGGTCATTGTTGATGAAATTGAAATCTACAATGATTCCATACGTATTAAAATGCCAATTTTTGAAGGATATGTATTGGGCACTTTTTCGGAGCGCACGATAGAAGGGAATTTTATAAAGGAAAGTTTAAATCGTGTGGTGCCTTTTTATGCGAGTTATGGAAAACGAGACCGATTTGAGGTAAAATCAGATGCAAAGACCAATGTTTCTGGAGTTTGGGAGGCCCATTTTGATGATGGGGATAATGGAGAATATCCTGCAAAAGGTATTTTTATACAGCAAAACAATAGGGTTACAGGTACGTTCCGAACCGAGACAGGGGATTACCGATATTTGGAAGGTGTTGTAGATGGAGATTCATTAAACCTTTCAACTTTTGATGGAGCTCATGTTTTTCTGTTTACTGCCAAGGTCACGGATAGTACTTTGAATGGCTATTTCTATTCAGGAAATCATTATGCAGAAAAATTTGTTGCAAAACGGAACGAAGCTTTTGAATTATCGGACGCAAGTACATTAACTTTTTTAAAAGAAGGCTACCATAAAATAGATTTTTCATTTCCTGATGAGAATGGTACTATGATTAGTTTGTCAGATGCTAGATTTAAGGATAAAGTGGTATTGGCACAAATTATGGGTACATGGTGCCCCAATTGTCTGGATGAAACAAAGTTTTATGTGAACTATATGAAAGATCATTCCATGGAAGATGTAGAGTTTGTTGCATTGGCATTTGAATATGCAAAAACAAAGGAAAAAGCATTCGAGGGAATAAAAAGACTTAAAAATAGAGTAGGGGTCGAGTATCCAATAGTATTGGCTCAATATGGAACTTCCGATAAGAAAATTGCCAATGAAAAACTACCCATGTTAAACCATGTTATCTCGTATCCAACTACAATTTATATAGATAAAAAAGGTGACGTACAAAAAATCCATACGGGTTTCAACGGTCCGGCGACTGGTGACAAACATGAAGAATTCAAAAAAGAGTTTGATGAGACAATGAAACTCTTACGAAGCAAGAAATAA